A DNA window from Micromonospora sp. NBC_01739 contains the following coding sequences:
- a CDS encoding MGH1-like glycoside hydrolase domain-containing protein: MVKHVGSPVEPVPTPAVDRPPRDHPGLVALARATLEANWAQAHTVPSRTLYPHQWSWDSAFIAIGWAHLRPERTWSELTSLFEAQWRDGRVPHIVFNPAVSDEAYFPGPRFWGSTLIEGAPARATSGLVQPPVHALAAWHAYRRAPSERGRAALGWLYPRLVAQQHYLSSRRDLGGAGLASIVHPWESGLDNSPAWDEPLAAVPTEEAVPGAYRRRDIVHAAAAHRPTDLDYARYVALVTAYRAGGYRDEDLADRHPFLVECPLFNAAMGAAESALAQIAREIGADPGPHHRRAARITTALVDRLYDPRTGTFHPRDLRTGRLTPARTVLGLTPVILPDLPAEQVEAILAEAGSSRFGLAARMARPLPSHDRTAADFEPLRYWRGPSWMNITWLVRYGLLTHGHPRLADGLATSMIEAVATAGCHEYFHPETGAGLGSPAFSWTAALLLDLLAETKGRALG, encoded by the coding sequence ATGGTCAAACACGTCGGATCGCCGGTCGAGCCGGTGCCGACCCCGGCTGTCGACCGCCCACCACGGGATCACCCCGGGCTGGTCGCCCTGGCCCGGGCCACCCTGGAGGCCAACTGGGCGCAGGCACACACCGTGCCCTCCCGGACCCTCTACCCGCACCAGTGGAGCTGGGACTCGGCCTTCATCGCGATCGGCTGGGCCCATCTCCGCCCGGAGCGCACCTGGTCGGAGCTGACCAGCCTGTTCGAGGCGCAGTGGCGCGACGGGCGGGTGCCGCACATCGTCTTCAACCCCGCGGTCTCCGACGAGGCGTACTTCCCGGGGCCTCGGTTCTGGGGTTCGACGCTGATCGAGGGGGCGCCGGCCCGGGCCACCTCCGGGCTGGTCCAGCCGCCGGTGCACGCGCTGGCCGCCTGGCACGCCTACCGCCGGGCACCCTCCGAGCGGGGCCGTGCCGCCCTGGGCTGGCTCTATCCGCGCCTGGTGGCCCAGCAGCACTACCTGAGCAGCCGTCGGGACCTCGGTGGTGCCGGGTTGGCCAGCATCGTGCACCCCTGGGAGTCCGGCCTGGACAACAGCCCGGCCTGGGACGAGCCGCTGGCCGCCGTGCCGACCGAGGAGGCGGTGCCGGGTGCGTACCGTCGGCGCGACATCGTGCACGCCGCGGCCGCGCACCGCCCCACGGACCTGGACTACGCCCGCTACGTCGCGCTCGTCACCGCCTATCGGGCGGGGGGTTACCGGGACGAGGACCTAGCCGATCGGCATCCCTTCCTGGTGGAGTGTCCGCTGTTCAACGCGGCCATGGGGGCGGCCGAGTCGGCCCTGGCGCAGATCGCCCGGGAGATCGGGGCGGATCCCGGCCCGCACCACCGGCGGGCCGCCCGGATCACCACCGCCCTGGTGGACCGGCTGTACGACCCGAGAACCGGCACCTTCCACCCCCGCGATCTGCGTACCGGCCGACTGACCCCGGCCCGGACGGTGCTCGGGCTGACGCCGGTGATCCTGCCCGACCTGCCGGCGGAGCAGGTCGAGGCGATTCTCGCCGAGGCCGGCTCATCCCGCTTCGGGCTGGCTGCCCGGATGGCCCGGCCGCTGCCCAGCCACGACCGCACCGCGGCCGACTTCGAGCCGCTGCGCTACTGGCGGGGCCCCAGCTGGATGAACATCACCTGGCTGGTCCGGTACGGGCTGCTGACCCACGGTCACCCCCGGTTGGCCGACGGCCTGGCCACCTCGATGATCGAGGCGGTGGCTACCGCGGGGTGCCACGAGTACTTCCACCCGGAGACCGGGGCTGGTCTGGGCTCCCCGGCCTTCAGTTGGACCGCCGCCCTCCTACTGGACCTGCTCGCCGAGACGAAGGGACGAGCCCTCGGTTGA
- a CDS encoding class I SAM-dependent methyltransferase, producing the protein MKQSRQGPTGTEGVAYTERLQQLSGARWKQVLDVQAPYRWNLRRLRLGRTLDVGSGLGRNLINLGEGAVGVDHNPTSVAHSRALGLQAYTTEEFFASEHARPGTFDSLLAAHLLEHMPAEQAREVVASYLPFVRSGGRAVFITPQERGYDSDSSHVRFVGFAEAAEDCRALGLTVQRQYSFPFPRAAGRVFTYNEFVTVARLP; encoded by the coding sequence ATGAAGCAGTCGCGGCAGGGACCCACCGGCACCGAGGGTGTGGCCTACACCGAGAGGTTGCAGCAGCTCAGCGGTGCTCGCTGGAAGCAGGTCCTGGACGTGCAGGCCCCCTACCGGTGGAACCTGCGGCGGCTGCGACTGGGCCGGACCCTGGATGTCGGCTCGGGACTCGGCCGCAACCTGATCAACCTGGGCGAGGGCGCGGTCGGGGTGGACCACAACCCGACCTCGGTGGCGCACAGCCGCGCGCTCGGTCTCCAGGCGTACACCACGGAGGAGTTCTTCGCCTCCGAGCACGCCCGGCCGGGCACCTTCGACTCCCTGCTGGCCGCGCACCTGCTGGAGCACATGCCGGCCGAGCAGGCCCGCGAGGTGGTCGCCTCCTACCTGCCCTTCGTCCGCTCCGGCGGCCGGGCGGTCTTCATCACCCCGCAGGAACGGGGGTACGACAGCGACTCCTCGCACGTCCGGTTCGTCGGTTTCGCCGAGGCCGCCGAGGACTGCCGGGCCCTGGGCCTGACCGTGCAGCGGCAGTACTCCTTCCCGTTCCCCCGGGCCGCCGGGCGGGTGTTCACCTACAACGAGTTCGTGACGGTGGCCCGACTGCCCTGA
- a CDS encoding class I SAM-dependent methyltransferase — MSEHSTATGRPTRWATDTGPEHSQWYVDRFRNLAAEGADLAGEARLVDALVPPRSRILDAGCGTGRVGAELAARGHTVVGVDADPVLVEAARADHPGPRWLVADLAELDLAATGQSEPFDGAVLAGNVMTFVAAGTEVAVLRRVAAHLRPDGVIAVGFGTDRGYSLRDFDDHVAAAGLHAEHRFATWDLRPWHEGADFAVSVLRRPA, encoded by the coding sequence ATGAGCGAGCACAGCACCGCCACGGGCCGACCGACCCGCTGGGCCACCGACACCGGGCCGGAGCACTCCCAGTGGTACGTCGACCGGTTCCGGAACCTGGCCGCCGAGGGGGCCGACCTGGCCGGTGAGGCCCGACTGGTCGACGCGCTGGTGCCGCCCCGTTCGCGGATCCTCGATGCCGGTTGCGGCACCGGCCGGGTCGGCGCCGAACTGGCCGCCCGAGGCCACACGGTCGTCGGGGTGGACGCCGACCCGGTGCTGGTCGAGGCCGCCCGCGCCGACCATCCCGGGCCGCGCTGGCTGGTGGCCGACCTGGCGGAGCTGGATCTGGCGGCGACCGGCCAGTCCGAGCCGTTCGACGGGGCCGTGCTGGCCGGCAACGTGATGACCTTCGTGGCCGCCGGCACCGAGGTGGCGGTGCTGCGCCGGGTGGCCGCCCACCTGCGCCCGGACGGGGTGATCGCGGTCGGCTTCGGCACCGACCGGGGCTATTCGCTGCGCGACTTCGACGACCATGTGGCCGCCGCCGGGCTGCACGCAGAGCACCGCTTCGCCACCTGGGACCTGCGCCCGTGGCACGAGGGCGCGGACTTCGCCGTCAGCGTGCTACGCCGCCCAGCCTGA